CTTTGAACGTTCAGAACCAATTGCTGAAAGTTTTGGAGATTTAGATCCACGTATTGATGCAAGACTTGCGGATTTAGAGGATGAAGGGAAAACGAAAAAAGAGTGGTCAGGTTATCATAAGATTGAATATGGACTATGGGTTGAAAACACGACAAAAGGATACGAAGAAGTCGCAGATCAATTATTAAAAGACGCAAAAGAACTTCGTGCACGTGTTGAAACAGTAGATGTTACACCTGATTTAATGATTACTGGTGCAGTTGATTTGTTAAATGAAGTTTCTACTTCTAAAATCACTGGTGAAGAAGAAATTTATTCCCATACAGATTTGTATGATTTTAAAGCGAATATTGAAGGTGCAGAAAAGATCTTCACGATATTAAAAGATCAAATCAATGGGAAAAATGCGGATTTAGTGAAAGAACTGGAACAAAAGTTTGCTAATATTAACAACCTTTTGGCGAAGTATGAAGATGGGAATGGTGGATATATTTCATACGAAAAGCTGACAAAAGAAGATACAAAAGCGCTTTCTGAAGCGGTTAATCAATTGGGAGAACCTTTAAGTCAAATAGGAATTATTCTGGAGTGATATAGATGGACAAAAAGCAAACTGAATCATTTTCTAATAAGAAAATGAATCGAAGACAGATGCTTAAGTTAACCGGAGTAGGTGCTGCTGGGGTTTTGATTGGTGCAACTGGATTTGGTTCTGTTGCTAGTTCGCTAGGCTATTCAGTTGTGGAAGATAATTTGTCGGTATTAAATAAAATTCCTTTTTACGGTAAGTATCAATCAGGTATTTATACGGAAGTTCAACAACATATTTACTTTGCATCTTTAAATGTTATTGCAACATCAAAAGAGGAGTTAAAAGAATTATTTAAAATGTGGACTCCAATGGCTGTAAAAATGATGAACGGGGAAGAAATTGGGGAGCCGACTACTAATTATTTCGTTCCTGCTAAAGATACTGGAGAAGCAGTTGGTCTTTCTGCCTCTAATTTAACGTTAACTTTTGGAGTAGGACCAACTTTGTTCGAGAAGTCAGAACTAGGTATAAAAAATCTTAAGCCAACAGATTTAGTACAATTACCGCATTTTCCAAAAGACCAGTTGGATGAAAACTTTTCAGCTGGCGATATATGTATTCAAGCTTGTGCAGAAGATCCACAAGTTGCGTTTCATGCTGTTCGAAATCTTGTTCGTGCTGCTTCAGGAAAAGTAACGTTAAAATGGACTCAAGCAGGCTTTAATTCATTTCCACAAGGAAATAAAAAAAATACTCCTAGAAATTTATTTGCTTTTAAGGATGGCACTGGAAATCCAGATGTGAAAAATATAAAAGAGATGAATGAAGTTGTTTGGGTTCAACCAAATGATTCTGTTTCATGGATGACTGGTGGAACCTATTTAGTAGCAAGAAAAGTTCAGACACATTTAGAAACTTGGGATCGAACAGCCTTAGGGGATCAGGAAGCAACTTTTGGGCGTCATCGAGATAGCGGTGCCCCGCTTGGGAAAAAAGATGAACATGAAGATATGGAGCTTTCTCGAAGTGATTCGAACGGTAGGCCAGTTGTCCCAATCACTTCTCATGTGCATTTAGCTAAACAAGTAAAGGATCGTTTGTTAAGAAGATCGTTTTCTTATACAAGTGGATTAGATCCGAAGACAGGTATATTTGATGCAGGGCTTCTATTTATTTCCTTCCAAAAAGATCCAAAGCAATTTATTAACATACAAAATAGTTTAGGTCGTGTAGATAAATTAAATGAATATATTACCCATCGAGGCAGTGCAATTTTCGCTTGTTTCCCTGGTATTCAAAAAGGGAGTTTTATAGGTGAATCACTTTTTAAAGCATAAAATATCTATTGTATTATGTGTAGTTTGCATATTATTTGTTGTGCGTTCAGTGCCTGCTCAAGCTACTACTACAGTTGGTGAATTGTATATTACGATTAGTGATGCCATTATGGAATCTAAAAATGAAGATATTACAAAGGCTAAAGACGCACTTAAATCGTTTGAGAAACAATGGAAAGAAATGAATGTCCCGGATAGCGAAGCAGTTAAACAAATTAATGATGCTTATACTCGTGCATTTAAATCTAAAAATGCAGATGAGCGTTTAGCAAATTTACAACAACTTGCAAAAGGTTTAGCTGCACTTGAAAAAGAACAAAATCCAGTAGACGAAAAAATGGAACGAACAAATTTTGGTACAAAAATTCAACCAGCAATTGATAAAATGAATGACATTATTGTTACTAATGATAAAGATGCTATTTTACTAGGATACTCCAAGTTTTTAGCTTCTTGGAAAAAAAATGAACGCCCAGTTAGAGAGTTGGATATTGCAAGTTACGGAAAAATAGAAACTCAAGTAGCTTTTATGCGAATTACGTTAGCAGAAGACAAATTGGATGTAAACCAACTTCAAGGACAGTTTAATGCATTAATTAAAGCAATAAATGACTTTGTTGCTAATAAAGAAGTGAAGGGTACTATCGGAAATTATTCTTTAGGTACCCTAATTGGTTTACTGAAAGAAAGTAAGTATCAAATTAACGAAGGATCTTTTGATGAAGCTGCAAATGAATTAGTGAAGTTTATTGAAATTTGGCCAAACGTTGAAGGAGATATACGGACAAAAAATGCAGGCCTTTATACGAAAATAGAAAGTAATATTCCTCTTCTCGTAAGTGATCTTTCAAAAGATTCAGTTGATAAACAGAAAGTAACTAATTCAATTAATTCATTTATTCAAGAGATTGAACTAATGCAAACTACTTCAGACTATACTTATTGGGATTCTGCCTTAATATTACTTCGTGAAGGTTTGGAAGCATTACTCATCATTATCGCATTGCTTGCTTTCTTAAAAAAGGCAAACCAAGGCAATCAGAAGAAGTGGATTTATTTAGGGGCATTTGCAGGTTTGGTTGTGAGCGCAATTGCTGCTATTATTCTTTCAAGTATTCTACAATCGGTTTCTGCGGGAACGAGTCGGGAATTGATGGAAGGATATGTCGGGTTAGGTGCTGCAGTCCTAATGATAGGAGTTGGGGTTTGGTTACATAATAAATCTAGTATTACCGCGTGGAATAAATATATACAAACCCAAATGAATCATGCTATCTCTACCAGTAGTATTTTATCGATGGCATTTGTCAGTTTTCTATCTGTATTTAGAGAAGGGGCAGAAACAATTATTTTTTATGCAGGTATTGCTCCAAAAATGTCTACGCTTGAGTTAAGTATTGGTATCCTAATTGCTTTGGTTATTCTAGTTGTTTTTGCGGTTGTTTTAATGAAAGTAAGCGGAAAGATACCGATTCATAGATTCTTTATCGTAGCGACTATACTTATTTATATTTTGGCATTTAAAATTATAGGAGTTAGCGTTCATACTTTACAACTAAGAAGTGTAATTCCAATGACAACCGTGGATCATTTATCCGTCATTAGTTCCATTGGCTTTTATCCAACATGGGAAACGGTTATCCCACAAATTTTATTAATTGGTGTTGTTGTTTGGAACTTTCTTCGTAAGAAATAAAAGAAAGAAGTTTTTCTCGCTAACAAACGCGGAAAAACTTCTTTTTTACTTGTTTTTTTTCACGAGAAACAGGATACCTTCTATAATAAGACCGATAACTAATCCAAATGAGGTAAATATAAACAAGGATAGAATTCCAACTAAGTCCCCCCATTCTTCCTTCCCGGAAATAAAGGAGCGGAAAAGTTCGATAAAACCGATTAGTAAACCAGTTGTAAAAATATAATACGCTATTTTCAGTTTATAAAATAACAGAGCACCTGTAAGAGTTCCTACTAAAACAGATATGACTGCAAATGCAATGAAATTTCTGATCACTAAATCTTGGCCTATCACATATTTAACACCAAAAATTAGTAAAAATAATGATATGATAATAGTGATTCCAGCAATTTTTCCATAATTCTTTAACAACATTATCGCCTACTTTCCTATATCTATCATACTGGAAATTATGCGATATTCCAATAAAGTGAACATTAAAGGGGATGAAATCATGGCAGAGCATTTTTTTCAATTAAAAGCAAACTGGCCAGGTGATCGAAATGATATAGGGGAAATTCAAATGAAAAATTTGCAAACGCAAATATCAATTCCTCCAGAAATGGACGGTCCAGGTATAGGTACGAATCCGGATGAAATGCTTCTAGGTGCTGCGGCTACTTGTTATATTATTACTCTTGCGGCAGTGATGGAAAGAAGTAATATTTCCAAAGAATCCTTATCTATGGATTCTACTGCAATTGTGGATGTAACAAATGGAGTATTTACTTATAAAAAAATTGTTCATCGACCTACTATCGTATTAAGAAATGAAAAAGACATGGCAACAATGGAAAAAGTCGCTATAAAAGCAGAGCAGACATGTATGATTAGTAAAGCTCTAAGAGGTAATGTAGTGATTGCGCTTGAACCAACTATATTGTTAGCAAATGATATGTGTTGATTAACTAAAAATATCCAGTTATTCACTAGGTAATTTAGTGAAAAAAACTAGTAACTCGGTATGTAGTCGCTTTTGGATTACTTTGGACTGAACGATTACTGCACCATTACCTAGATTTCTGAATGCGGAGGGATGCGACTTTATTGTATCACTCCGCATTTTTTTTGGTAATCGTGTGGTATTCATTCGTCCATCGCTCTTCTCAGGCACAAATAAACCAATTGCCAAAGCTTTTGGGAATGAAAGAATATCCACTTTCTAATTCATAGAATAAGTAGCCAAAAATGCAATTTTGGTTGCTCAGCCATTCTCTAAAGTTTTTTCGTTTTTTCAGATTAGAAAGAAAGTATCTCTTTTTACTCAGCATCTCCATATGACTAGTAATTCTTAGCAGAAATTAGCAGGGAACGAATTGTAAAAAAGTGTAGAGTTCCCGAAATTGCATCTTCGGGAACTTGCAACCTTCGTAGATCGGCTGCTATTCTCTCATTCTCCAAAAAAGTATTTTTCTCTTTAGCGTTTTAGGAAAGCGACAGACAAATATCCACCCATGCCTATTCTGCGGTAATGATGTAGTGATCATTTCGTCCTGAGATAACCGAAAGGTACAGAAGCAAATGGAGACTTTTACGTTTTACTAACAAGTATATTTTGTAAGTAAGTGGTTGATCAACAGATGTGTTAGCAAATGAATAGTTTCGACAAAATTCTGTTTAATGTATACTGATAATATTCAAATACTTATGAAATGAGGACATTGCTATGACTGGTATGATTGCAGTTATACTTATTTTTTCAGTTCCAATAATAAAAACTATTACTAAACATTTTGAACATAAAGAACAAATAAAAGGACAAAGAGTGAATGCTGAACTGGAACTAGAGAAGTTAAAGTATGAAAACTTTGTGATTGAAACGGAAAAAATGAAGCTACAACTAGAACAGATGAAATTAGAATCACCGGTTGAAGATATTAATAATTTATTAAAATAACCAACCGCTCAGAAAAAAGGTCACTAAAAACTTAAAACTAATATTTATTGAATATATCCACTGAATCTTAACTTCACATAAAAGGATGGAGAAAAATGAAAACACTTTGGACAAACGGTCATATTTTTACAATGCAATCAGATGGAAATACAGTAGAATCCGTCTTGGTAGAAGATGGAAAAATCATTGAAACTGGCTCTGAAGAAACATTATTACCACTTGCAGAAGAAGTAAAATCCTTACAAGGTGCTTCCATGTATCCAGGTTTTGTCGATAGTCATATTCATCTCATTGGTCATGGTGAAAAGTTAGCATATCTTGATTTATCAATGATTAATTCTATTGATAAAATAGTGGATAAAGTAGCAGGACTAGTTAAAAAAGGTGAATGGTACGTTGCTGAAGGTTGGAATGATAATATACTAATAGAGGAAAGACCTATCACTTGTTTTGACCTTGATCATTTGAAAGAGACTCCTATCGTATTAAAGAGAGTATGTAGACATGTATTAGTTGCTAATTCCAAAGCAATGGAACTCGCAGGAATTACGAAAGAAACACCAAATCCAATTGGCGGGATAATTGGTAAAGACAGTGAAGGTAATTTGAATGGATTGTTTTATGATGAAGCACAACAATTAATTACATCTAAAATACCTCCAGCAACTACAGAGTATTTAGTAGAAGTAATTAAAAATAGTGTAGCAGATTTACAATCGAAGGGTTTAACAGGCGTTCACACAGAGGATATGGCATACTATGGACCATATACAGTACCTTTACAGGCATATCGTGAAGTTATAGGTGAAAGTTTTCGTACTCATCTTTTAAGACATCATGAAGCTTTTGAGAAGATGCAGGGGGAGGAACCGACGGACTTTATTGAATTCGGTGCGATGAAAATATTTATCGATGGATCCTTAGGGGGGCGTACTGCGTTGTTGTCAGAAGACTATTCAGATGATCCTGGAAACAAAGGTGTTGCAGTACATGATCCCGAAAAACTAGAACAATTGGTGCAAACAGCTAGAAAATATAATGAAACAATCGCTGTTCATGTAATTGGAGATTCGGCAGTTGAAATCATAATAGACTTAATAGAGAAATATCCTGTAGTATTTGGAAAAAAGGATAGATTAATTCATGTGAATGTTTTACGAGAAGATTTAGTAGAAAGAATGGCGAAATTACCCTTAGTATTGGATCTCCAACCAATTTTTGTTCCTTCCGATTTTCCATGGGTTATCGAAAGGCTGGGGAAAGATCGATTAAACTGGGCATATGCATGGAAATCATTGATTAATTATGGATTCGAGTGCTCAGGAGGATCTGATTCTCCAGTAGAAATGGCAGACCCACTTGTGGGGATAGATGCCGCAGTGAATAATAAATTCCTTCCTGAGCAGGCACTTACAGTATTCGAAGCGATTTCATTATTTACAACTGGAAGTGCAAAAGCAACCGGAAAAGAAAACGAACGCGGGAAAATTGCCAAAGGATTTGATGCGGATTTCACAATAGTGGATAGAGAGTTAAATGCAACAACACTTCTAAAAGCTAATATACTAGAAACGATCGTTGCGGGAGAAACAGTCTACAAGAATAATAATTTAAGAGTAAAGTGAAACGTATGCTGAAATAATGCGTATATAGTATTAACTTACGGAGAGGAGTATGACATAAATGGAAAACACGGGTTTAAAAATATTAATTCATGCTAGCACATGGTTTGCACCATTTTTAGTACCATTTATTATATTTTTGGT
The nucleotide sequence above comes from Psychrobacillus glaciei. Encoded proteins:
- the efeO gene encoding iron uptake system protein EfeO; the encoded protein is MKKTTIITSLIATGILLTGCGNSSEKSDVVDKSTVNTVQLDKELDSYKSFAIDQIDQFVTETEKFVEAIKVGDIEKAKEIYPNARMFFERSEPIAESFGDLDPRIDARLADLEDEGKTKKEWSGYHKIEYGLWVENTTKGYEEVADQLLKDAKELRARVETVDVTPDLMITGAVDLLNEVSTSKITGEEEIYSHTDLYDFKANIEGAEKIFTILKDQINGKNADLVKELEQKFANINNLLAKYEDGNGGYISYEKLTKEDTKALSEAVNQLGEPLSQIGIILE
- the efeB gene encoding iron uptake transporter deferrochelatase/peroxidase subunit, which codes for MDKKQTESFSNKKMNRRQMLKLTGVGAAGVLIGATGFGSVASSLGYSVVEDNLSVLNKIPFYGKYQSGIYTEVQQHIYFASLNVIATSKEELKELFKMWTPMAVKMMNGEEIGEPTTNYFVPAKDTGEAVGLSASNLTLTFGVGPTLFEKSELGIKNLKPTDLVQLPHFPKDQLDENFSAGDICIQACAEDPQVAFHAVRNLVRAASGKVTLKWTQAGFNSFPQGNKKNTPRNLFAFKDGTGNPDVKNIKEMNEVVWVQPNDSVSWMTGGTYLVARKVQTHLETWDRTALGDQEATFGRHRDSGAPLGKKDEHEDMELSRSDSNGRPVVPITSHVHLAKQVKDRLLRRSFSYTSGLDPKTGIFDAGLLFISFQKDPKQFINIQNSLGRVDKLNEYITHRGSAIFACFPGIQKGSFIGESLFKA
- a CDS encoding FTR1 family protein, with the protein product MNHFLKHKISIVLCVVCILFVVRSVPAQATTTVGELYITISDAIMESKNEDITKAKDALKSFEKQWKEMNVPDSEAVKQINDAYTRAFKSKNADERLANLQQLAKGLAALEKEQNPVDEKMERTNFGTKIQPAIDKMNDIIVTNDKDAILLGYSKFLASWKKNERPVRELDIASYGKIETQVAFMRITLAEDKLDVNQLQGQFNALIKAINDFVANKEVKGTIGNYSLGTLIGLLKESKYQINEGSFDEAANELVKFIEIWPNVEGDIRTKNAGLYTKIESNIPLLVSDLSKDSVDKQKVTNSINSFIQEIELMQTTSDYTYWDSALILLREGLEALLIIIALLAFLKKANQGNQKKWIYLGAFAGLVVSAIAAIILSSILQSVSAGTSRELMEGYVGLGAAVLMIGVGVWLHNKSSITAWNKYIQTQMNHAISTSSILSMAFVSFLSVFREGAETIIFYAGIAPKMSTLELSIGILIALVILVVFAVVLMKVSGKIPIHRFFIVATILIYILAFKIIGVSVHTLQLRSVIPMTTVDHLSVISSIGFYPTWETVIPQILLIGVVVWNFLRKK
- a CDS encoding OsmC family protein — protein: MAEHFFQLKANWPGDRNDIGEIQMKNLQTQISIPPEMDGPGIGTNPDEMLLGAAATCYIITLAAVMERSNISKESLSMDSTAIVDVTNGVFTYKKIVHRPTIVLRNEKDMATMEKVAIKAEQTCMISKALRGNVVIALEPTILLANDMC
- a CDS encoding amidohydrolase, which codes for MKTLWTNGHIFTMQSDGNTVESVLVEDGKIIETGSEETLLPLAEEVKSLQGASMYPGFVDSHIHLIGHGEKLAYLDLSMINSIDKIVDKVAGLVKKGEWYVAEGWNDNILIEERPITCFDLDHLKETPIVLKRVCRHVLVANSKAMELAGITKETPNPIGGIIGKDSEGNLNGLFYDEAQQLITSKIPPATTEYLVEVIKNSVADLQSKGLTGVHTEDMAYYGPYTVPLQAYREVIGESFRTHLLRHHEAFEKMQGEEPTDFIEFGAMKIFIDGSLGGRTALLSEDYSDDPGNKGVAVHDPEKLEQLVQTARKYNETIAVHVIGDSAVEIIIDLIEKYPVVFGKKDRLIHVNVLREDLVERMAKLPLVLDLQPIFVPSDFPWVIERLGKDRLNWAYAWKSLINYGFECSGGSDSPVEMADPLVGIDAAVNNKFLPEQALTVFEAISLFTTGSAKATGKENERGKIAKGFDADFTIVDRELNATTLLKANILETIVAGETVYKNNNLRVK